Proteins from a single region of Gemmatimonadota bacterium:
- a CDS encoding phosphoenolpyruvate--protein phosphotransferase: protein MKYLKGIQASPGIAIASVYLYDPEEFPVDQRRIDPRDIPAEKARLQEAIKAVSEDFAATRAHVEDILGKEHAQIFDAHLLMLQDPMLLELTYPHIEKYNAEYAFWTTFQNLSRQFEAFQDDYLRERGADLLGIAKRLLDKLGNWE, encoded by the coding sequence AAGGCATACAGGCGTCTCCGGGCATTGCGATTGCATCGGTGTATTTATACGATCCAGAAGAGTTTCCCGTGGATCAACGCCGGATAGATCCTCGCGATATTCCCGCAGAAAAGGCGAGACTACAAGAGGCAATCAAAGCAGTGTCTGAGGATTTCGCAGCTACGCGGGCGCATGTCGAGGACATACTGGGCAAAGAGCACGCGCAGATATTCGACGCGCATCTGCTCATGTTGCAAGACCCCATGCTTCTCGAGCTTACATATCCACACATAGAAAAATATAATGCCGAATACGCTTTCTGGACGACTTTCCAGAATTTGAGTCGTCAATTTGAAGCGTTTCAAGATGATTATTTGAGAGAACGCGGTGCCGATTTATTGGGCATTGCAAAGCGGTTGTTAGACAAATTGGGGAATTGGGAAA